In one Bacteroides intestinalis DSM 17393 genomic region, the following are encoded:
- a CDS encoding calcium/sodium antiporter, with the protein MDILFLIGGLLLILLGANGLTDGAASIAKRFHIPSIVIGLTIVAFGTSAPELTVSVSSALKGSADIAIGNVVGSNIFNTLMIVGCTALFAPIVISQNTLRKEIPLCILSSIVLLICANDVLLDHSAENILSTTDGLLLLCFFIIFLGYTFAIAFQGKKEGEAPEEEIKQLPMWQSTLYMIGGLAGLIIGGNFFVDGATGIARSLGVSESVIGLTLVAGGTSLPELATSIVAALKKNSEIAIGNVIGSNLFNIFFVLGCSASITPLHLAGITNLDLLVLVGSSILLWIFGLFFAKRTITRIEGSILILCYIAYTVVLIYNV; encoded by the coding sequence ATGGATATTCTTTTCCTGATTGGGGGACTTCTCCTCATACTCTTAGGTGCCAATGGACTAACAGACGGAGCCGCATCCATTGCCAAGCGTTTTCATATACCGTCTATCGTTATCGGACTTACCATCGTAGCTTTCGGAACATCTGCTCCGGAACTGACGGTTAGCGTATCTTCCGCCCTGAAAGGCAGTGCGGACATTGCCATCGGAAATGTGGTAGGTAGCAACATCTTCAATACCTTGATGATTGTGGGTTGTACAGCACTCTTTGCCCCTATCGTCATCTCCCAAAATACGTTACGTAAGGAAATACCTCTCTGCATCCTTTCTTCCATCGTACTGCTGATTTGTGCCAACGATGTATTATTGGATCATAGTGCAGAAAATATTCTCAGCACTACGGATGGCTTGCTATTGCTCTGCTTCTTTATCATCTTTTTGGGATATACCTTTGCAATCGCCTTTCAGGGAAAGAAAGAAGGAGAAGCACCCGAAGAAGAAATCAAGCAACTTCCCATGTGGCAGTCTACCCTATATATGATAGGTGGACTGGCAGGGCTTATCATCGGCGGTAACTTCTTTGTAGACGGTGCCACAGGCATTGCCCGCAGTCTGGGAGTCAGCGAGTCCGTCATCGGGCTGACGCTTGTGGCAGGCGGTACATCCCTACCCGAACTGGCTACCTCCATCGTAGCTGCCCTCAAAAAGAATTCTGAAATTGCTATCGGTAATGTAATCGGAAGCAATCTTTTCAACATCTTCTTTGTACTGGGATGTAGTGCTTCCATTACACCCCTACATCTGGCAGGCATCACTAATCTGGATCTGCTGGTACTGGTAGGTTCAAGTATTCTGCTTTGGATTTTCGGACTGTTCTTCGCCAAACGGACCATTACCCGCATTGAGGGCAGCATACTGATACTTTGTTATATAGCTTATACTGTTGTACTTATTTATAATGTTTAA
- a CDS encoding DNA topoisomerase IV subunit B encodes MEEINGLMPEGNVEYTEDNIRHLDDMEHIRVRSGMYIGRLGDGTQNDDGIYVLLKEVMDNSIDEFKMGAGKRIEISIEENLRVSVRDYGRGIPQGKLIEAVSKLNTGGKYDSKAFKKSVGLNGVGIKAVNALSNRFEVRSYREGKVRIAIFEKGILQSDVTENSDEESGTYIFFEPDSTLFLNYSFQANFVEMLLRNYTYLNTGLSIIYNGQRIISRHGLEDLLNDNMTAQGLYNIIHLKGEDIEIAFTHTNQYGEEYYSFVNGQHTTQGGTHQSALKEHIARTIKEFYNKNQEYADIRNGIVAAIAINVEEPQFEGQTKTKLGSPSMSPGGVSVNKYVGDFIKTEVDNYLHKNPLVAEVMLQKIQDSEKERKAIAGVTKLARERAKKANLHNRKLRDCRYHLNDGKGKDQETESCIFITEGDSASGSITKSRDVNTQAVFSLRGKPLNSYGLTKKVVYENEEFNLLQAALNIEDGIEGLRYNKVIAATDADVDGMHIRLLLITFFLQFFPDLIKKGHVYILQTPLFRVRNKKKTLYCYTEEERQKAIAELGPNPEITRFKGLGEISPDEFRHFIGKDMRLEQVSLRKTDLVKELLEFYMGKNTMERQNFIINNLVIEEDLAS; translated from the coding sequence ATGGAAGAAATCAACGGACTGATGCCCGAAGGCAATGTAGAATATACGGAAGACAACATTCGTCATCTTGACGATATGGAGCACATCCGTGTCCGTTCGGGTATGTATATCGGTCGTTTGGGCGACGGTACGCAAAACGACGACGGTATTTATGTATTGCTAAAAGAGGTAATGGACAACAGCATCGATGAATTCAAAATGGGTGCGGGTAAACGGATCGAGATAAGCATTGAGGAGAATCTCCGTGTCAGCGTACGCGACTACGGTCGGGGTATTCCGCAAGGAAAGCTGATCGAGGCAGTAAGCAAACTCAACACCGGTGGTAAGTACGACAGCAAGGCTTTTAAAAAGAGCGTCGGACTGAACGGTGTAGGCATCAAGGCCGTAAATGCACTTAGCAACCGTTTTGAGGTACGCAGTTATCGTGAAGGCAAAGTCCGTATCGCCATTTTCGAAAAAGGTATTCTTCAGAGCGATGTCACGGAAAACAGCGATGAAGAGAGCGGAACTTACATTTTCTTCGAACCGGATAGTACATTATTCCTGAACTATTCTTTCCAAGCTAACTTTGTGGAAATGTTATTGCGTAATTATACGTACCTGAATACAGGCCTTTCCATAATTTACAACGGCCAGCGCATCATTTCACGCCACGGTCTGGAAGATTTGCTGAACGACAACATGACCGCACAGGGGTTATACAACATCATCCACCTGAAAGGGGAAGACATTGAAATAGCCTTCACACATACCAACCAATACGGAGAAGAATATTACTCCTTCGTCAACGGACAGCATACGACGCAAGGCGGTACACACCAAAGTGCACTCAAAGAACATATTGCCCGCACCATCAAGGAATTTTATAACAAAAACCAGGAGTACGCCGATATCCGTAACGGTATCGTTGCCGCCATTGCCATTAACGTGGAAGAACCCCAGTTCGAGGGACAGACAAAAACCAAACTCGGTTCGCCTTCCATGTCTCCGGGTGGTGTAAGCGTAAATAAATATGTAGGAGACTTTATCAAGACGGAAGTGGATAATTACCTCCACAAAAACCCATTGGTTGCAGAAGTCATGTTGCAAAAGATACAGGACTCTGAAAAGGAACGCAAAGCGATTGCCGGTGTTACCAAACTGGCTCGTGAACGTGCCAAGAAGGCCAACCTGCACAACCGTAAATTGCGCGATTGCCGCTACCACCTCAACGACGGCAAGGGAAAAGACCAAGAGACCGAATCTTGCATATTCATTACTGAGGGAGATTCTGCAAGTGGTTCTATCACGAAAAGCCGTGACGTAAACACACAAGCAGTATTTAGCTTGCGTGGTAAGCCATTGAACTCTTACGGGCTGACTAAAAAGGTGGTATATGAAAACGAAGAATTCAACCTGCTGCAGGCTGCCTTGAATATAGAAGACGGTATCGAGGGATTACGTTACAACAAGGTGATTGCTGCTACCGATGCCGATGTGGATGGTATGCATATCCGCCTGCTACTTATAACCTTCTTCCTGCAATTCTTCCCTGACTTGATAAAGAAAGGGCATGTATACATCCTGCAGACTCCGTTGTTCCGTGTACGTAATAAGAAGAAAACCCTTTACTGTTATACGGAAGAAGAACGTCAGAAAGCAATTGCAGAACTGGGACCGAATCCTGAAATCACCCGATTTAAAGGTTTGGGAGAAATCTCACCCGATGAATTCAGGCATTTTATCGGTAAGGATATGCGTCTGGAGCAGGTAAGCCTGCGCAAGACGGACCTGGTAAAGGAATTATTAGAGTTCTATATGGGTAAAAATACCATGGAACGACAAAACTTTATTATTAATAATCTGGTTATAGAAGAAGATTTGGCATCATGA
- the coaD gene encoding pantetheine-phosphate adenylyltransferase, with translation MRRAIFPGTFDPFTIGHFSIVTRALTFMDEVIIGIGINENKNTYFPIEKRVAMIQNFYRNDPRIKVYSYDCLTIDFAQQVDAQFIIRGIRTVKDFEYEETIADINRKLAGIETILLFTEPELTCISSTTVRELLQFGKDISQFIPEGMEI, from the coding sequence ATGAGAAGAGCAATCTTTCCGGGAACATTCGACCCTTTCACTATCGGACATTTCTCGATAGTGACCCGCGCACTGACTTTTATGGATGAAGTCATCATTGGGATCGGTATTAATGAAAATAAGAATACCTATTTCCCTATCGAGAAACGCGTGGCAATGATACAGAACTTCTACCGGAACGACCCCCGCATCAAAGTATACTCTTATGATTGCCTGACGATTGATTTTGCACAACAGGTAGATGCACAGTTCATCATCCGCGGCATCCGCACCGTGAAAGACTTTGAATACGAAGAAACCATTGCAGATATCAACCGCAAACTGGCAGGTATTGAAACAATCCTGCTCTTTACCGAACCCGAACTGACATGCATCAGTTCCACAACTGTCCGCGAACTGCTACAATTCGGCAAGGACATCAGCCAGTTTATTCCCGAAGGAATGGAGATTTAG
- a CDS encoding S41 family peptidase: MKKLLIFIICICGGMASMQAQNTGNAAAIRKLQMAEFAIANLYVDSVDENKLVEEAIIRMLAQLDPHSTYNNAEEVKKMNEPLQGNFEGIGVQFQMIEDTLLIIQPVSNGPSEKVGILAGDRIVAVNDSAIAGVKMSTEDIMTRLRGPKDSEVKLTIVRRGVDDPLYFTVKRDKIPILSLDASYMIQPKIGYIRINRFGATTAEEFTAALKELQKQGMKDLILDLQGNGGGYLNAAIDLANEFLQQKELIVYTEGRAAQRSNFYAKGTGNFKNGRLVVLVDEYSASASEIVTGAIQDWDRGVVVGRRTFGKGLVQRPIDLPDGSMIRLTIARYYTPSGRCIQKPYDHTANLDNPRLQGEDTQEKYNMDLIERFNRGEMMHADSIHFPDSLKNSTKKLKRTVYGGGGIMPDYFVPIDTTQYTDYHRNLVAKGVVIKATTKYIESHRKELQEQYKKFDSFNNKFEIDEQMLADIRAAADKEKIEFNEEQYNKSLPLIKTQLKALIARDLWDMNEYFQVINTTNNSVQQALKVLNEKIYEKKLPL; encoded by the coding sequence ATGAAGAAACTCCTTATCTTTATAATATGTATATGTGGTGGCATGGCTTCCATGCAGGCACAAAATACGGGTAATGCGGCAGCAATCCGCAAGTTACAAATGGCAGAATTTGCTATAGCCAACCTGTATGTAGACTCGGTAGACGAAAACAAACTGGTGGAAGAAGCTATTATCCGCATGTTGGCACAGCTTGACCCGCACTCCACATACAACAATGCCGAGGAAGTGAAGAAAATGAACGAGCCTCTGCAAGGTAATTTCGAAGGTATTGGTGTTCAGTTTCAGATGATAGAAGATACTTTACTGATCATACAGCCCGTGAGCAACGGACCGTCCGAAAAAGTAGGTATACTGGCAGGAGACCGTATTGTAGCTGTAAATGACAGTGCCATTGCAGGTGTTAAAATGTCCACAGAAGACATCATGACGCGCTTACGCGGCCCCAAAGATTCGGAAGTTAAACTGACCATCGTCCGCCGCGGAGTAGATGATCCTCTATATTTCACTGTAAAACGGGATAAAATTCCTATTCTCAGTCTGGATGCTTCTTACATGATACAACCCAAGATAGGCTATATCCGCATCAACCGTTTCGGCGCCACTACCGCCGAGGAGTTTACGGCAGCTCTTAAAGAATTACAGAAACAGGGAATGAAAGACTTAATACTCGACCTGCAAGGTAATGGAGGCGGATACCTGAACGCAGCCATCGATCTTGCCAATGAGTTCTTGCAACAGAAAGAATTGATTGTATATACCGAAGGAAGAGCCGCCCAGCGTAGTAATTTCTACGCCAAAGGCACGGGTAACTTCAAAAACGGCCGTCTCGTTGTATTGGTGGATGAATACTCTGCCTCTGCCAGTGAAATCGTTACCGGTGCCATACAGGACTGGGACAGAGGAGTTGTTGTAGGCCGTCGTACATTCGGTAAAGGCTTGGTACAGCGCCCCATCGACCTGCCCGACGGTTCCATGATACGCCTGACTATCGCCCGTTACTATACCCCTTCCGGACGTTGCATTCAAAAACCGTATGACCATACAGCTAATCTGGACAATCCCAGACTTCAAGGTGAGGATACCCAGGAGAAATACAATATGGATCTGATAGAGCGCTTCAACCGTGGAGAGATGATGCATGCTGACAGCATCCATTTCCCCGATTCACTGAAGAATTCTACAAAGAAACTGAAACGTACCGTTTATGGTGGCGGTGGTATCATGCCCGACTATTTCGTACCTATTGACACCACTCAATACACCGATTATCACCGGAATTTGGTTGCCAAAGGCGTTGTTATCAAAGCAACCACGAAATACATCGAAAGCCACCGGAAAGAATTACAGGAACAGTACAAGAAGTTCGATAGCTTCAACAATAAGTTTGAGATAGACGAGCAGATGCTTGCAGACATACGCGCTGCTGCCGATAAAGAGAAGATCGAGTTTAATGAAGAACAATACAATAAATCGCTTCCGCTGATAAAAACACAGTTGAAGGCCCTGATTGCCCGTGACCTCTGGGATATGAACGAATATTTCCAGGTGATAAACACCACGAACAACAGTGTGCAACAGGCACTAAAAGTACTGAACGAAAAGATTTACGAGAAGAAACTACCGCTTTAA
- a CDS encoding phosphatase PAP2 family protein, with protein MKRTIFFVFFASLVVLSISAQNWDINTLHKINSWDGKFIRNYNKIISRTEPYIAVGVPVAMVLAAWVKKDRELLKDAVYVGTSVAGAFVVTYGLKYLIDRERPFDRYPDRVHAYSHETSPSFPSGHTATAFALATSLCVKYPKWYVIGPSALWACSVGMSRMNEGVHYPSDVLAGAVIGAGCAVVNIYVNRWLNKWLFGN; from the coding sequence ATGAAGAGAACTATTTTTTTTGTATTTTTTGCATCATTAGTTGTACTCAGTATTTCTGCACAAAATTGGGACATCAATACCTTGCATAAAATAAACAGTTGGGATGGTAAGTTTATTCGCAATTATAATAAAATAATTTCTCGTACTGAACCTTATATTGCCGTTGGAGTTCCTGTGGCGATGGTACTGGCTGCATGGGTGAAAAAAGACCGTGAATTATTAAAGGATGCTGTGTATGTAGGTACCAGTGTTGCCGGTGCTTTTGTGGTGACCTATGGCTTGAAATATCTTATAGACCGTGAACGTCCGTTCGACCGTTATCCCGACCGGGTTCATGCTTATAGTCATGAGACCAGTCCTTCTTTCCCATCCGGACATACGGCAACAGCCTTTGCATTGGCAACTTCGCTTTGCGTGAAGTATCCGAAATGGTATGTGATAGGTCCTTCGGCTTTATGGGCTTGTTCTGTCGGGATGTCCCGTATGAATGAGGGTGTGCACTACCCGTCCGATGTACTGGCAGGTGCAGTCATCGGAGCGGGATGTGCGGTAGTAAATATCTATGTGAACCGCTGGTTAAATAAGTGGTTATTCGGTAATTAA
- a CDS encoding helix-turn-helix domain-containing protein: MTKDTLCTRQVDCTLCPKISDGTLVLRQHPQGQHFSAEKCTQNCMIFMLKGELLINSNEYPGTTLLSRQCVLQAIGSKMELLALTEVEYIAYWFTELPLLCEDRYKEILERSEAPLIYTPLLANAKLERLLNDIADYFKEQPSACGKYLDIKRQELVYILTCYYPLRQISTFFYPISTYTESFHYFIMQNYDKVKNVEEFAHLGGYTTTTFRRLFKNMYNVPVYEWILDKKREGILNDLQFTKQRISVISARYGFDSLSHFAHFCKDSFGDTPRSLRKRAASGEKITIIKEKSDDSAREQGDEEG; encoded by the coding sequence ATGACAAAAGACACTCTTTGCACACGGCAGGTAGATTGCACTCTATGCCCGAAAATTTCTGATGGGACATTGGTACTTCGCCAACATCCCCAGGGGCAGCATTTCTCAGCGGAGAAGTGCACCCAGAACTGCATGATCTTTATGTTAAAGGGTGAGTTGCTGATTAATAGTAACGAATATCCGGGCACTACGCTCCTAAGCAGACAGTGTGTATTACAAGCCATCGGCTCAAAAATGGAGTTATTGGCACTGACTGAAGTGGAATACATCGCCTATTGGTTCACGGAACTCCCGCTTTTATGCGAAGACCGCTATAAAGAGATCCTGGAACGTTCCGAAGCTCCACTGATTTACACACCGTTGCTGGCCAACGCAAAACTGGAACGACTGCTAAATGATATCGCCGACTATTTTAAAGAACAACCTTCCGCTTGCGGGAAATATCTCGATATCAAGCGTCAGGAACTGGTTTACATTCTAACCTGTTATTATCCACTACGCCAGATAAGTACTTTTTTCTATCCTATCAGTACTTATACAGAAAGTTTCCATTATTTCATTATGCAAAACTACGATAAAGTGAAGAATGTGGAAGAATTTGCCCATTTAGGAGGATATACCACCACTACCTTTCGTCGTTTGTTTAAAAATATGTATAATGTTCCGGTGTACGAATGGATACTGGACAAGAAGCGTGAAGGTATTCTGAATGATCTGCAATTCACCAAGCAACGTATCTCTGTAATTAGCGCACGCTATGGTTTTGATTCCCTGTCACACTTCGCACATTTCTGTAAGGACTCCTTTGGGGACACCCCCCGTTCACTACGGAAACGCGCTGCCAGTGGAGAGAAAATCACTATTATAAAAGAAAAAAGTGACGACTCAGCAAGGGAACAAGGTGACGAGGAAGGGTAA
- a CDS encoding succinate dehydrogenase/fumarate reductase cytochrome b subunit, with translation MWLSNSSVGRKVVMSVTGIALVLFLTFHMAMNLVALISAEGYNMVCEFLGANWYALVATVGLAALFIIHIIYAFWLTMQNRKARGTERYAVVDKPKTVEWASQNMLVLGLIVIVGLGLHLVNFWAKMQLPELMHNMGMQTDAATLAYAANGVHHIENTFGNPVYVVLYLIWLGALWFHLTHGFWSSMQSLGWNNKVWINRWKCISNIYSTIVVVCFALVVVVFFAKSLCGGAC, from the coding sequence ATGTGGTTAAGTAATTCATCTGTAGGAAGGAAAGTGGTGATGAGCGTTACCGGTATCGCCCTTGTCCTGTTTCTGACGTTTCACATGGCGATGAACCTGGTTGCATTAATCTCGGCAGAGGGATACAACATGGTTTGTGAGTTCCTGGGAGCAAACTGGTATGCCTTGGTGGCTACGGTAGGTCTGGCTGCCCTTTTCATCATTCACATCATCTACGCTTTCTGGCTGACAATGCAGAACCGCAAAGCGCGCGGTACAGAGCGTTATGCCGTAGTTGATAAACCCAAAACAGTAGAATGGGCTTCTCAGAACATGCTCGTACTGGGTCTTATTGTAATCGTAGGTCTGGGCCTGCACCTAGTAAACTTCTGGGCAAAAATGCAGCTTCCCGAGTTGATGCACAACATGGGTATGCAAACCGATGCTGCCACACTGGCATATGCAGCCAATGGTGTTCATCACATTGAAAACACATTTGGCAATCCGGTATACGTAGTGCTTTACCTCATTTGGCTAGGCGCACTGTGGTTCCACCTGACTCACGGTTTCTGGAGCTCTATGCAGTCTCTGGGCTGGAACAACAAGGTATGGATTAACCGTTGGAAATGTATCTCCAACATCTACTCTACTATCGTCGTTGTATGTTTCGCCTTGGTAGTTGTCGTATTCTTCGCAAAATCATTGTGCGGCGGTGCTTGCTAA
- a CDS encoding fumarate reductase/succinate dehydrogenase flavoprotein subunit: MTKIDSKIPEGPVAEKWTNYKAHQKLVNPANKRRLDIIVVGTGLAGASAAASLGEMGFRVFNFCIQDSPRRAHSIAAQGGINAAKNYQNDGDSVYRLFYDTVKGGDYRAREANVYRLAEVSNSIIDQCVAQGVPFAREYGGLLDNRSFGGAQVSRTFYARGQTGQQLLLGAYSALSRQVNVGTVKLYTRYEMQDVVLIDGRARGIIAKNLVTGKLERFAAHAVVIATGGYGNAYFLSTNAMTCNCTAAVSCYRKGAWMANPAMVQIHPTCIPVHGDKQSKLTLMSESLRNDGRIWVPKKKEDAVKLQKGEIKGSDIPEEDRDYYLERRYPAFGNLVPRDVASRAAKERCDAGFGVNNTGLAVFLDFSEAISRLGIDIVLQRYGNLFDMYEEITDVNPGELAKEIAGVKYYNPMMIYPAIHYTMGGIWVDYELMTSIKGLFAIGECNFSDHGANRLGASALMQGLADGYFVLPYTIQNYLADQITVPRFSTDLPEFAAAEKAIQDKINWMMNIKGKKSVDSIHKELGHVMWEYVGMGRTAEGLKTGIAKLKEIRKEFEKDLFIPGDKEGMNVELDKAIRLYDFIIMGELVAYDALNRNESCGGHFREEYQTEEGEAKRDDENFFYVACWEYQGSDEKAPELLKEPLVYEAIKVQTRNYKS, translated from the coding sequence ATGACTAAGATAGATTCAAAAATTCCGGAAGGACCAGTAGCAGAGAAATGGACCAACTATAAAGCTCACCAGAAATTAGTGAACCCGGCTAACAAGCGTCGCTTGGATATCATCGTAGTAGGTACAGGTTTAGCAGGTGCTTCTGCTGCCGCTTCACTCGGTGAAATGGGTTTCAGAGTATTCAACTTTTGTATTCAAGACTCTCCCCGACGTGCACACTCCATCGCTGCACAGGGTGGTATCAACGCTGCAAAGAATTACCAAAACGACGGTGACTCAGTATACCGTTTGTTCTACGATACAGTAAAGGGCGGTGACTACCGTGCCCGCGAAGCTAACGTTTACCGTTTGGCTGAGGTTTCCAATAGCATTATCGACCAGTGTGTGGCACAAGGTGTTCCTTTCGCCCGCGAATATGGCGGTCTGCTGGATAACCGTTCTTTCGGTGGTGCTCAGGTATCACGTACGTTCTATGCCCGCGGTCAAACCGGGCAGCAGTTGTTGCTGGGTGCTTATTCAGCATTGAGCCGCCAGGTAAACGTAGGTACTGTAAAACTGTATACCCGCTATGAAATGCAGGACGTTGTTCTTATTGACGGACGTGCCCGCGGTATCATTGCTAAGAACCTCGTTACCGGTAAACTGGAACGTTTCGCTGCACACGCAGTAGTAATCGCTACCGGTGGTTACGGAAACGCATACTTCCTGTCTACCAATGCAATGACTTGTAACTGTACAGCTGCTGTTTCTTGCTACCGTAAGGGTGCTTGGATGGCTAATCCGGCTATGGTACAGATTCACCCCACTTGTATTCCTGTTCACGGTGACAAACAGTCTAAGTTGACTTTGATGTCAGAGTCGCTGCGTAATGACGGCCGCATCTGGGTTCCGAAGAAAAAAGAAGATGCAGTGAAACTTCAGAAGGGTGAAATCAAGGGAAGCGATATTCCGGAAGAAGACCGTGACTATTACTTGGAACGCCGTTATCCGGCATTCGGAAATTTGGTTCCGCGTGACGTTGCCAGCCGTGCTGCAAAAGAACGTTGTGATGCAGGTTTCGGTGTGAACAATACAGGCTTGGCAGTATTCCTCGATTTCTCTGAGGCTATCAGCCGTTTAGGCATCGATATCGTTCTTCAACGTTATGGTAACCTCTTCGATATGTACGAGGAAATCACTGACGTGAATCCGGGCGAACTGGCAAAAGAAATTGCCGGTGTGAAATATTATAATCCGATGATGATCTATCCGGCTATCCACTATACAATGGGTGGTATCTGGGTTGACTACGAACTGATGACTTCTATCAAGGGTCTGTTCGCTATCGGTGAATGTAACTTCTCTGACCACGGTGCAAACCGCCTCGGTGCTTCTGCATTGATGCAAGGTCTGGCTGACGGTTACTTCGTATTGCCTTACACTATTCAGAACTATCTGGCTGACCAGATCACAGTTCCCCGCTTCTCTACCGACCTGCCTGAATTTGCAGCAGCAGAGAAAGCAATTCAGGATAAGATCAACTGGATGATGAACATCAAGGGTAAGAAGTCTGTAGACTCTATCCACAAGGAACTAGGTCACGTAATGTGGGAATATGTAGGTATGGGCCGTACAGCAGAAGGTCTGAAGACCGGTATTGCCAAACTGAAAGAAATCCGCAAGGAATTCGAAAAAGACCTCTTCATTCCAGGAGATAAGGAAGGCATGAATGTAGAGTTGGATAAGGCTATCCGCTTGTACGACTTCATTATCATGGGTGAATTGGTTGCATACGATGCTCTGAACCGTAACGAAAGCTGCGGTGGTCACTTCCGTGAAGAATACCAGACTGAGGAAGGCGAAGCAAAACGTGATGATGAAAACTTCTTCTACGTTGCTTGCTGGGAATATCAAGGCTCCGACGAAAAAGCTCCTGAACTGCTGAAAGAACCGCTGGTTTACGAAGCAATCAAGGTACAAACTCGTAACTATAAGAGCTAA
- a CDS encoding succinate dehydrogenase/fumarate reductase iron-sulfur subunit: protein MDKNISFTLKVWRQKGPKAKGAFETYQMKDIPGDTSFLEMLDILNEQLISEGNEPVVFDHDCREGICGMCSLYINGHPHGPATGATTCQIYMRRFNDGDTITVEPWRSAGFPVIKDLMVDRTAYDKIMQAGGYVSVRTGSPQDANAILIPKQIADEAMDAAACIGCGACVAACKNGSAMLFVSAKVSQLNLLPQGKPEALRRAKAMLSKMDELGFGNCTNTRACEAECPKNISISNIARLNRDFIIAKLKD from the coding sequence ATGGATAAAAATATAAGTTTCACACTGAAAGTATGGCGTCAGAAAGGTCCAAAGGCAAAAGGCGCTTTTGAAACATACCAAATGAAAGATATCCCCGGTGACACTTCATTCCTTGAAATGCTGGATATCTTGAATGAGCAACTGATTTCTGAAGGTAATGAACCGGTTGTATTCGATCATGACTGCCGCGAAGGTATCTGCGGTATGTGTTCGCTCTACATCAACGGACATCCCCACGGTCCTGCAACGGGTGCTACTACCTGTCAGATTTACATGCGTCGTTTCAATGATGGCGACACTATCACTGTTGAACCTTGGCGTTCTGCCGGTTTCCCGGTTATCAAGGACTTGATGGTAGACCGCACGGCTTATGACAAGATCATGCAAGCAGGTGGTTATGTAAGTGTGCGTACAGGTTCTCCTCAGGATGCCAACGCTATCCTGATTCCGAAGCAGATTGCTGACGAAGCTATGGATGCTGCTGCTTGTATCGGTTGCGGTGCTTGCGTAGCTGCATGCAAGAATGGTTCTGCTATGCTGTTCGTTTCCGCAAAAGTTAGCCAGTTGAACTTGCTGCCGCAAGGTAAACCGGAGGCATTGCGCCGTGCAAAAGCTATGTTGAGCAAGATGGACGAACTCGGATTCGGTAACTGTACCAACACTCGCGCTTGCGAAGCTGAATGTCCGAAGAACATTTCTATCAGCAACATCGCTCGTTTAAACCGCGATTTTATCATCGCAAAACTGAAAGACTAA